Proteins from a genomic interval of Gossypium hirsutum isolate 1008001.06 chromosome A09, Gossypium_hirsutum_v2.1, whole genome shotgun sequence:
- the LOC107889133 gene encoding coatomer subunit beta'-2 isoform X2, giving the protein MPLRLEIKRKLAQRSERVKSVDLHPTEPWILASLYSGTVCIWNYQSQTMAKSFEVTELPVRSAKFVARKQWVVAAADDMFIRVYNYNTMDKVKVFEAHTDYIRCVAVHPTLPYVLSSSDDMLIKLWDWEKGWVCTQIFEGHSHYVMQVTFNPKDTNTFASASLDRTIKIWNLGSPDPNFTLDAHQKGVNCVDYFTGGDKPYLITGSDDHTAKVWDYQTKSCVQTLEGHTHNVSAVCFHPELPIIITGSEDGTVRIWHATTYRLENTLNYGLERVWAIGYMKGSRRIVIGYDEGTIMVKIGREVPVASMDNSGKIIWAKHNEIQTVNIKSVGADFEVSDGERLPLAVKELGTCDLYPQSLKHNPNGRFVVVCGDGEYIIYTALAWRNRSFGSALEFVWSSEGEYAVRESSSKIKIFSKNFQEKRSVRPTFSAERIFGGTLLAMCSNDFICFYDWAECRLIRRIDVTVKNLYWADSGDLVAIASDTSFYILKYNRDVVQSYLDSGRPVDEQGVEDAFELLHENNERVRTGIWVGDCFIYNNSSWRLNYCVGGEVTTMFHLDRPMYLLGYLSSQSRVYLIDKEFNVMGYTLLLSLIEYKTLVMRGDLERANEILPSIPKEHHNSVAHFLESRGMIEDALEVATDPDYRFELAVQLGKLGIAKEIATEVQSESKWKQLGELAMSTGKLQMAEECMKHAMDLSGLLLLYSSLGDIEGISRLASLSKEQGKNNVAFLCLFMLGKLEDCLQLLVESNRIPEAALMARSYLPSKVSEIVAIWRKDLNKVNPKAAESLSDPEEYPNLFEDWQLALTLESQVAETRGIYPPAADYLKHADRSHMTLVETFRNMPTEEEPLENGDLDHENLEDQNGEEGSQEEAVVVDADSNDGAVLVNGNEPEEEWVLTPDH; this is encoded by the exons ACCATGGCTAAATCTTTTGAGGTCACTGAGTTGCCGG TTAGGTCGGCCAAGTTTGTAGCACGCAAACAGTGGGTTGTTGCTGCAGCTGATGATATGTTTATTCGTGTATACAATTACAACACCATGGATAAGGTCAAAGTATTTGAGGCACATACTGATTACATTAGATGTGTGGCTGTTCATCCTACTCTTCCATATGTGTTGTCATCATCTGATGATATGCTCATAAAACTTTGGGACTGGGAGAAGGGTTGGGTGTGTACTCAGATATTTGAGGGACATTCTCATTATGTCATGCAAGTGACCTTTAATCCCAAAGACACCAACACTTTTGCCAGTGCATCTCTTGACCGTACTATAAAG ATATGGAACCTTGGCTCTCCCGATCCAAATTTTACTTTGGATGCCCATCAGAAAGGTGTAAATTGCGTTGATTACTTTACAGGTGGTGATAAGCCCTATCTAATTACTGGTTCTGATGATCACACTGCTAAG GTATGGGACTACCAAACCAAGAGTTGTGTTCAAACATTAGAAGGCCACACACACAATGTTTCTGCAGTTTGTTTCCATCCTGAACTTCCAATTATTATTACTGGTTCTGAGGATGGGACAGTTCGTATCTGGCATGCTACCACTTATAG GCTTGAAAATACCTTGAATTATGGTCTTGAGAGAGTTTGGGCAATTGGATATATGAAAGGTTCACGAAG GATTGTGATTGGGTATGATGAAGGAACTATTATGGTGAAAATTGGCCGTGAAGTACCTGTAGCAAGTATGGACAACAGTGGGAAAATCATATGGGCTAAGCACAATGAAATTCAAACTGTGAATATTAAGAGTGTTGGAGCAGATTTTGAG GTTTCTGATGGAGAAAGATTGCCCTTGGCTGTCAAGGAATTGGGCACCTGCGATCTATACCCTCAA AGCTTAAAGCATAACCCAAATGGGAGGTTTGTTGTTGTTTGTGGAGATGGCGAGTACATCATATATACGGCTTTGGCGTGGAGAAATAGGTCATTTGGTTCTGCATTGGAATTTGTTTGGTCATCTGAAGGCGAGTATGCTGTTAGAGAAAGCTCATCAAAGatcaaaattttcagcaaaaatTTCCAG GAAAAGAGGAGTGTCCGTCCAACATTCTCCGCTGAGCGTATTTTTGGGGGTACTTTATTGGCGATGTGCTCCaatgattttatttgtttttatgattGGGCTGAGTGCAGGTTGATTCGTCGAATTGATGTTACTGTGAAA AATCTCTACTGGGCTGATAGTGGTGATTTGGTGGCCATTGCCAGTGATACATCTTTCTATATTCTAAAGTATAAT AGGGATGTAGTTCAGTCTTACTTGGATAGTGGAAGACCAGTTGATGAACAAGGAGTCGAGGATGCATTTGAGCTTCTTCATGAAAATAACGAACGTGTCAGGACTGGCATTTGGGTTGGGGATTGTTTCATTTACAACAACTCTTCATGGAGACTTAATTACTGTGTTGGTGGAGAG GTGACCACTATGTTTCATTTGGACCGTCCTATGTACTTGCTGGGATATCTTTCAAGCCAAAGTCGGGTGTATCTGATAGACAAAGAGTTTAA TGTTATGGGGTACACATTACTTCTCAGCCTAATTGAGTACAAAACTCTTGTGATGCGTGGAGACTTGGAAAGGGCCAATGAAATTTTACCTTCAATTCCCAAAGAGCACCATAATAG CGTGGCTCATTTCCTAGAATCACGAGGTATGATAGAGGATGCTTTAGAAGTAGCTACAGACCCTGATTACAGATTTGAGCTTGCCGTACAGCTTGGTAAATTAGGTATTGCTAAG GAGATAGCCACTGAAGTTCAGAGTGAGTCTAAATGGAAGCAGTTGGGAGAATTAGCTATGTCCACTGGAAAG CTACAAATGGCTGAGGAATGCATGAAGCATGCAATGGACCTGAGTGGTTTACTGCTGCTTTATTCCTCTTTGGGAGATATAGAAGGAATATCAAGACTTGCATCCCTTTCCAAAGAGCAAGGGAAGAATAATGTTGCTTTCCTTTGTTTATTCATGTTGGGTAAATTGGAGGATTGCCTCCAGCTTCTGGTGGAAAG CAATCGGATACCAGAGGCTGCTCTGATGGCACGATCTTATCTTCCAAGCAAGGTTTCAGAAATAGTAGCAATTTGGAGAAAAGACCTCAACAAG GTTAATCCAAAAGCGGCTGAATCTTTGTCTGATCCTGAAGAATATCCCAACTTGTTTGAGGATTGGCAACTTGCTCTTACTCTTGAATCTCAAGTAGCAGAAACAAG GGGCATTTATCCTCCTGCCGCAGACTATTTGAAACATGCTGATAGATCACATATGACACTTGTGGAGACTTTCAGAAACATGCCAACAGAGGAGGAGCCTCTTGAGAATGGTGACCTTGATCATGAG AATCTAGAGGATCAGAATGGAGAAGAGGGTAGCCAAGAGGAGGCTGTTGTTGTGGATGCTGATTCAAACGATGGTGCAGTGCTCGTTAATGGCAATGAACCTGAAGAAGAGTGGG TGCTTACACCGGATCACTAG
- the LOC107889133 gene encoding coatomer subunit beta'-2 isoform X1, which produces MPLRLEIKRKLAQRSERVKSVDLHPTEPWILASLYSGTVCIWNYQSQTMAKSFEVTELPVRSAKFVARKQWVVAAADDMFIRVYNYNTMDKVKVFEAHTDYIRCVAVHPTLPYVLSSSDDMLIKLWDWEKGWVCTQIFEGHSHYVMQVTFNPKDTNTFASASLDRTIKIWNLGSPDPNFTLDAHQKGVNCVDYFTGGDKPYLITGSDDHTAKVWDYQTKSCVQTLEGHTHNVSAVCFHPELPIIITGSEDGTVRIWHATTYRLENTLNYGLERVWAIGYMKGSRRIVIGYDEGTIMVKIGREVPVASMDNSGKIIWAKHNEIQTVNIKSVGADFEVSDGERLPLAVKELGTCDLYPQSLKHNPNGRFVVVCGDGEYIIYTALAWRNRSFGSALEFVWSSEGEYAVRESSSKIKIFSKNFQEKRSVRPTFSAERIFGGTLLAMCSNDFICFYDWAECRLIRRIDVTVKNLYWADSGDLVAIASDTSFYILKYNRDVVQSYLDSGRPVDEQGVEDAFELLHENNERVRTGIWVGDCFIYNNSSWRLNYCVGGEVTTMFHLDRPMYLLGYLSSQSRVYLIDKEFNVMGYTLLLSLIEYKTLVMRGDLERANEILPSIPKEHHNSVAHFLESRGMIEDALEVATDPDYRFELAVQLGKLGIAKEIATEVQSESKWKQLGELAMSTGKLQMAEECMKHAMDLSGLLLLYSSLGDIEGISRLASLSKEQGKNNVAFLCLFMLGKLEDCLQLLVESNRIPEAALMARSYLPSKVSEIVAIWRKDLNKVNPKAAESLSDPEEYPNLFEDWQLALTLESQVAETRGIYPPAADYLKHADRSHMTLVETFRNMPTEEEPLENGDLDHENLEDQNGEEGSQEEAVVVDADSNDGAVLVNGNEPEEEWGTNNEGTPSA; this is translated from the exons ACCATGGCTAAATCTTTTGAGGTCACTGAGTTGCCGG TTAGGTCGGCCAAGTTTGTAGCACGCAAACAGTGGGTTGTTGCTGCAGCTGATGATATGTTTATTCGTGTATACAATTACAACACCATGGATAAGGTCAAAGTATTTGAGGCACATACTGATTACATTAGATGTGTGGCTGTTCATCCTACTCTTCCATATGTGTTGTCATCATCTGATGATATGCTCATAAAACTTTGGGACTGGGAGAAGGGTTGGGTGTGTACTCAGATATTTGAGGGACATTCTCATTATGTCATGCAAGTGACCTTTAATCCCAAAGACACCAACACTTTTGCCAGTGCATCTCTTGACCGTACTATAAAG ATATGGAACCTTGGCTCTCCCGATCCAAATTTTACTTTGGATGCCCATCAGAAAGGTGTAAATTGCGTTGATTACTTTACAGGTGGTGATAAGCCCTATCTAATTACTGGTTCTGATGATCACACTGCTAAG GTATGGGACTACCAAACCAAGAGTTGTGTTCAAACATTAGAAGGCCACACACACAATGTTTCTGCAGTTTGTTTCCATCCTGAACTTCCAATTATTATTACTGGTTCTGAGGATGGGACAGTTCGTATCTGGCATGCTACCACTTATAG GCTTGAAAATACCTTGAATTATGGTCTTGAGAGAGTTTGGGCAATTGGATATATGAAAGGTTCACGAAG GATTGTGATTGGGTATGATGAAGGAACTATTATGGTGAAAATTGGCCGTGAAGTACCTGTAGCAAGTATGGACAACAGTGGGAAAATCATATGGGCTAAGCACAATGAAATTCAAACTGTGAATATTAAGAGTGTTGGAGCAGATTTTGAG GTTTCTGATGGAGAAAGATTGCCCTTGGCTGTCAAGGAATTGGGCACCTGCGATCTATACCCTCAA AGCTTAAAGCATAACCCAAATGGGAGGTTTGTTGTTGTTTGTGGAGATGGCGAGTACATCATATATACGGCTTTGGCGTGGAGAAATAGGTCATTTGGTTCTGCATTGGAATTTGTTTGGTCATCTGAAGGCGAGTATGCTGTTAGAGAAAGCTCATCAAAGatcaaaattttcagcaaaaatTTCCAG GAAAAGAGGAGTGTCCGTCCAACATTCTCCGCTGAGCGTATTTTTGGGGGTACTTTATTGGCGATGTGCTCCaatgattttatttgtttttatgattGGGCTGAGTGCAGGTTGATTCGTCGAATTGATGTTACTGTGAAA AATCTCTACTGGGCTGATAGTGGTGATTTGGTGGCCATTGCCAGTGATACATCTTTCTATATTCTAAAGTATAAT AGGGATGTAGTTCAGTCTTACTTGGATAGTGGAAGACCAGTTGATGAACAAGGAGTCGAGGATGCATTTGAGCTTCTTCATGAAAATAACGAACGTGTCAGGACTGGCATTTGGGTTGGGGATTGTTTCATTTACAACAACTCTTCATGGAGACTTAATTACTGTGTTGGTGGAGAG GTGACCACTATGTTTCATTTGGACCGTCCTATGTACTTGCTGGGATATCTTTCAAGCCAAAGTCGGGTGTATCTGATAGACAAAGAGTTTAA TGTTATGGGGTACACATTACTTCTCAGCCTAATTGAGTACAAAACTCTTGTGATGCGTGGAGACTTGGAAAGGGCCAATGAAATTTTACCTTCAATTCCCAAAGAGCACCATAATAG CGTGGCTCATTTCCTAGAATCACGAGGTATGATAGAGGATGCTTTAGAAGTAGCTACAGACCCTGATTACAGATTTGAGCTTGCCGTACAGCTTGGTAAATTAGGTATTGCTAAG GAGATAGCCACTGAAGTTCAGAGTGAGTCTAAATGGAAGCAGTTGGGAGAATTAGCTATGTCCACTGGAAAG CTACAAATGGCTGAGGAATGCATGAAGCATGCAATGGACCTGAGTGGTTTACTGCTGCTTTATTCCTCTTTGGGAGATATAGAAGGAATATCAAGACTTGCATCCCTTTCCAAAGAGCAAGGGAAGAATAATGTTGCTTTCCTTTGTTTATTCATGTTGGGTAAATTGGAGGATTGCCTCCAGCTTCTGGTGGAAAG CAATCGGATACCAGAGGCTGCTCTGATGGCACGATCTTATCTTCCAAGCAAGGTTTCAGAAATAGTAGCAATTTGGAGAAAAGACCTCAACAAG GTTAATCCAAAAGCGGCTGAATCTTTGTCTGATCCTGAAGAATATCCCAACTTGTTTGAGGATTGGCAACTTGCTCTTACTCTTGAATCTCAAGTAGCAGAAACAAG GGGCATTTATCCTCCTGCCGCAGACTATTTGAAACATGCTGATAGATCACATATGACACTTGTGGAGACTTTCAGAAACATGCCAACAGAGGAGGAGCCTCTTGAGAATGGTGACCTTGATCATGAG AATCTAGAGGATCAGAATGGAGAAGAGGGTAGCCAAGAGGAGGCTGTTGTTGTGGATGCTGATTCAAACGATGGTGCAGTGCTCGTTAATGGCAATGAACCTGAAGAAGAGTGGGGTACGAATAATGAAGGAACCCCGTCAGCCTAA